The window AAAAAGGCATAATAGACTGAAAAAAGGATGTAATTAGCATATTATTGTACAAATATAACAATAAAAATGGTGGTAATCACAAAAAAATCGTTGACAAAGTTAATTAATCGTGATAAGGTGTAAACATAAGTTAGCTTTTGTAAGCTAACAACCAGAAACATCATGGATAATAGCTGGTTAATCATTGAGATGAGAAAAAGGATAGGGTGGAAGGTTATGACGACACGTGTTTTGAAACAGCCAAAAAAGAATAAGACAACACAAAAAAAGCTATTAAAAAGCTTTAAGAAAAATTATGCTCTTTGGTTATTTGTTCTGCCAGGTATCGTATTAACATTTATTTTTAGCTATGTACCTTTATATGGTGTACAAATTGCTTTTCGAAATTTTAATCCCAAGTTAGGTTTTTTTAGCAGTCAATGGGTTGGGCTGAAACATTTTATAAGGTTTTTTGATTCCCCTTATTTTTTTATGACCATTAAGAATACGTTTGTACTGAGTTTTTATTCCTTAGTTGCAGGGTTTCCCATACCGATCCTGTTAGCCTTATTGTTAAATTCATTTCGACATAAGCGATATCGAAAAGTCATTCAGACGGTTACATATGCTCCTAATTTCATTTCAACAGTGGTTATGTGTGGTATGTTATTGCTATTTCTATCACCCAGAGTTGGGGTGATCAATAGTGTGATTACTTTCTTTGGAG is drawn from Vallitalea pronyensis and contains these coding sequences:
- a CDS encoding ABC transporter permease translates to MTTRVLKQPKKNKTTQKKLLKSFKKNYALWLFVLPGIVLTFIFSYVPLYGVQIAFRNFNPKLGFFSSQWVGLKHFIRFFDSPYFFMTIKNTFVLSFYSLVAGFPIPILLALLLNSFRHKRYRKVIQTVTYAPNFISTVVMCGMLLLFLSPRVGVINSVITFFGGEAINFMGEKSLWRHIYVWSGVWQGMGWSSVIYFAALSSVSPELHEAARMDGASKFQMVRYIDFPSIIPTATILLILSCGSILSVGFEKVFLLQNDLNLSVSQVISTYVYKVGLIDNNISYSSAIGLFNSGVNALLLIAVNRISKKLSGISLW